From the Hymenobacter yonginensis genome, one window contains:
- a CDS encoding alpha-amylase family glycosyl hydrolase — MSFPKPLLVLLVLLSRLAASAAPLAKPAAPISRIDPTFWWVGMKNPKLQLLVHGPGLATSRVSLASYPGVTFDGFQRLEGPNYLLVNLTISPDAKPGKLQLTFTGKQKSTYAYELRARTTPGDKSKVQGISSADFVYLLMPDRFANGDPTNDVVKGNRAPGVARDSMYARHGGDLKGIEQHFDYLKELGVTAIWPTPVVDNNMPKAGYHGYALTDYYAVDPHYGTNEDYVRFVQHAHQQGLKVVHDVVLNHIGSFNYLWLDQPARDWFHQWPQPTKGNYRNGTVNDPHVSALDRTMFSTTWFDITMPDPAQENPLVATYLIQNFLWWVEYTGVDGYRVDTYTYSDPTFLMNWGKAILDEYPQLGMFGETWMQEAEGVAQQAFWTRNVFPPVNGFKSNLPGAIDFILRQALLESLTKPAGFAEGVAKLYYAVQGDWMYEDASRNLIFLDNHDVDRVFSVLGEDVRKQKMALAWLLTERGIPQLYYGTEVLMKNFSRPDGLLREDFPGGFPGDARNAFTAAGRTPAQQEMYEFVRRLATYRKTHPVLQTGQLTHFVPEDGVYTYFRHNAQGQSVMVMMNCSAAAKTVKMNRFAERLRGYTAAQDVLTNAVVPDLQTTHVPAYTALVWELR; from the coding sequence ATGTCCTTCCCCAAACCCCTGCTGGTGCTGCTCGTACTCCTGAGCCGGCTGGCCGCCAGCGCCGCTCCCCTTGCCAAGCCGGCCGCGCCCATCAGCCGCATCGACCCGACGTTCTGGTGGGTGGGCATGAAAAATCCGAAGCTTCAGCTGCTGGTGCACGGCCCGGGCCTGGCCACCAGCCGGGTGAGCCTGGCCAGCTATCCGGGCGTCACGTTCGACGGCTTTCAGCGGCTGGAAGGCCCCAACTACCTGCTCGTCAACCTCACGATTTCGCCTGACGCCAAACCCGGCAAGCTGCAGTTGACCTTTACCGGCAAGCAGAAAAGTACCTACGCCTACGAGTTGCGGGCCCGCACGACGCCCGGCGACAAGTCGAAAGTACAGGGCATCAGCAGCGCCGACTTCGTGTACCTGCTCATGCCCGACCGGTTTGCCAACGGCGACCCGACAAACGACGTGGTGAAGGGCAACCGGGCTCCGGGCGTGGCGCGCGACTCCATGTATGCCCGCCACGGCGGCGACCTGAAAGGCATAGAGCAGCATTTCGATTACCTGAAAGAGCTGGGCGTGACGGCTATCTGGCCCACGCCGGTGGTCGACAACAACATGCCCAAGGCCGGCTACCACGGCTACGCCCTCACGGACTATTATGCGGTGGACCCACACTATGGCACCAACGAGGACTATGTGCGCTTCGTGCAGCACGCCCACCAGCAGGGCCTGAAGGTGGTGCACGACGTGGTGCTCAACCACATCGGCAGCTTCAACTACCTCTGGCTCGACCAGCCGGCCCGGGACTGGTTTCACCAGTGGCCCCAGCCCACGAAGGGCAACTACCGCAACGGCACGGTGAACGACCCGCACGTGTCGGCCCTGGACCGCACCATGTTCAGCACTACCTGGTTTGACATCACCATGCCCGACCCGGCCCAGGAGAATCCGTTGGTGGCGACCTACCTCATCCAGAATTTTCTCTGGTGGGTGGAATACACCGGCGTCGACGGCTACCGCGTGGATACCTACACCTACTCCGACCCGACGTTTCTGATGAACTGGGGCAAGGCCATTCTCGATGAGTACCCGCAGCTGGGCATGTTTGGCGAAACCTGGATGCAGGAGGCCGAGGGCGTGGCCCAGCAGGCATTCTGGACCCGCAACGTGTTTCCGCCCGTCAACGGCTTCAAGAGCAACCTGCCCGGCGCCATCGATTTTATCCTGCGCCAGGCCCTGCTCGAAAGCCTGACCAAGCCGGCCGGCTTTGCCGAGGGCGTGGCCAAGCTCTACTACGCTGTGCAGGGTGACTGGATGTACGAGGACGCCAGCCGCAACCTGATTTTCCTGGACAACCACGACGTAGACCGGGTGTTTTCGGTGCTGGGCGAGGACGTACGCAAGCAGAAGATGGCGCTGGCCTGGCTGCTCACCGAGCGCGGCATTCCGCAGCTCTACTACGGCACCGAGGTGCTGATGAAAAACTTCAGCCGCCCCGACGGCCTGTTGCGCGAAGACTTTCCCGGCGGCTTTCCCGGCGATGCGCGCAACGCCTTCACGGCGGCCGGCCGCACCCCGGCCCAGCAGGAAATGTACGAATTCGTGCGGCGGCTGGCCACCTACCGTAAAACCCATCCGGTGCTGCAAACCGGGCAACTCACGCACTTTGTGCCGGAGGATGGCGTGTATACCTACTTCCGCCACAACGCTCAGGGACAAAGCGTGATGGTGATGATGAACTGCAGCGCGGCCGCCAAAACGGTGAAGATGAATCGGTTTGCCGAGCGTCTGAGAGGCTATACCGCCGCGCAGGATGTGCTGACCAATGCCGTTGTACCAGACCTGCAAACCACCCACGTGCCGGCCTATACGGCCCTGGTGTGGGAATTGCGCTAA
- a CDS encoding PfkB family carbohydrate kinase translates to MALTKLGLPTTLYSAVGDDAYGRHIVADLQALGVRAHYVVDPAGTERHINLMDSHGQRISL, encoded by the coding sequence CTGGCTCTTACCAAGCTGGGCCTACCGACTACGTTGTACTCGGCCGTAGGCGACGATGCCTATGGCCGCCACATCGTCGCCGATTTGCAGGCACTGGGCGTACGAGCCCACTACGTGGTGGACCCCGCCGGGACCGAGCGCCATATCAACTTGATGGATAGCCACGGCCAGCGCATCTCCTTGTAG
- a CDS encoding DNA/RNA non-specific endonuclease, translating to MLYRSLSLPVWGLLGLLTVASCSTTQDPTPASPPAPPVQPLPEHLTLGNPSGATADPSQPTNYLLSKPQYALSYHRERGIPNWVSWHLDLSWRGSAARQDDFRADATLPTGWYQVQATSYSGSGFDRGHNCPSADRTNTVPDNSATFLMTNMIPQAPRNNQQTWANLEDYTRSLLSSGNELYVIMGQYGIGGVGSSGARTTLDQGRVTVPARIWKVVVVLPVGESDATRVTAGTRVIAIDTPNDNSLSTSWGQYRTSVDAIEAATGLDLLSAVPSAVQQVLEAGTDTGPVQ from the coding sequence ATGCTGTACCGCTCGCTCAGTTTGCCCGTCTGGGGGCTGCTGGGGCTGCTCACCGTGGCCTCCTGCTCTACCACACAGGACCCGACTCCCGCCTCGCCGCCCGCCCCGCCCGTGCAGCCGCTGCCCGAGCACCTGACGCTCGGCAACCCCAGCGGCGCTACCGCCGATCCGTCGCAGCCCACCAACTACCTGCTCAGCAAGCCGCAGTATGCGCTCAGCTACCACCGGGAGCGGGGCATCCCCAACTGGGTGAGCTGGCACCTCGACCTGAGCTGGCGCGGATCGGCTGCCCGGCAGGATGATTTCCGCGCCGACGCCACGCTGCCGACCGGCTGGTATCAGGTGCAGGCCACCAGCTACTCCGGGTCGGGCTTCGACCGGGGCCACAACTGCCCCAGCGCCGACCGCACTAACACCGTGCCCGACAACTCGGCCACGTTTCTGATGACCAACATGATTCCGCAGGCCCCGCGCAACAACCAGCAAACCTGGGCCAATCTGGAAGACTACACCCGCTCCCTGCTGAGTTCCGGCAACGAGCTCTACGTTATTATGGGGCAGTACGGAATAGGCGGAGTGGGCTCGTCGGGGGCCAGAACCACCCTCGACCAGGGCCGCGTAACGGTGCCGGCCCGCATCTGGAAGGTGGTGGTGGTGCTGCCGGTGGGCGAGTCGGACGCTACCCGCGTTACGGCGGGCACCCGCGTCATTGCCATCGACACGCCCAACGACAACAGCCTGAGCACCAGCTGGGGCCAGTACCGCACCAGCGTCGATGCTATTGAGGCCGCCACCGGCCTTGACCTGCTCTCCGCCGTGCCTTCGGCCGTGCAGCAGGTGCTGGAAGCCGGCACCGATACCGGGCCGGTACAGTAA
- a CDS encoding 2Fe-2S iron-sulfur cluster-binding protein — translation MKLPSILPLQPGDPAPDGLLPGGSPLSALRGRPVVLAFAPDDWNPGHAHQSALFAQLLQEFGEEIAFVDTAAEGWHSLDWRGTLAEQFGVSGRRALFLLDEQGLIRWSAVVEAGTTIRAGQVLAALETLKAPAAAPTVSAEAAGTVSRRTFVTALLATVALLQLPGTDMAAATPAPADASDAPAVPADTVPVTLRINGKTHRLQLEPRVALLDALRENLHLTGTKKGCDHGQCGACTVHLDGQSALSCLRLAVMSQGQEITTIEGLATGDTLHPMQTAFVKHDAFQCGYCTPGQIMAATALLQDKQQRSAVEIREAMSGNLCRCAAYPNIIAAIEDAQRA, via the coding sequence ATGAAGCTGCCCTCTATCCTCCCCCTCCAACCCGGCGACCCTGCCCCCGACGGCCTGCTGCCCGGTGGTTCGCCCCTTTCCGCACTGCGGGGCCGGCCTGTAGTGCTGGCCTTCGCGCCCGACGACTGGAACCCCGGCCACGCGCATCAGAGCGCCCTGTTTGCCCAGCTGCTGCAGGAGTTCGGCGAAGAAATAGCCTTCGTCGATACGGCCGCCGAGGGCTGGCACTCGCTGGACTGGCGCGGCACGCTAGCAGAGCAGTTTGGCGTGAGTGGCCGGCGGGCGCTGTTTCTGCTCGATGAGCAGGGCCTGATCCGCTGGTCGGCGGTCGTGGAGGCCGGCACCACCATCCGGGCCGGCCAGGTGCTGGCCGCGCTGGAAACCCTGAAAGCCCCGGCGGCGGCCCCCACGGTTTCGGCCGAGGCAGCCGGCACCGTATCGCGGCGCACGTTCGTGACGGCGCTGCTGGCCACCGTGGCCCTGCTGCAGCTGCCCGGCACCGATATGGCCGCCGCCACGCCAGCACCGGCCGACGCCTCCGACGCGCCGGCCGTTCCTGCCGATACCGTACCCGTTACGCTGCGCATCAATGGCAAAACGCACCGCCTGCAGCTGGAGCCCCGCGTGGCGCTGCTGGACGCGCTGCGCGAAAACCTGCACCTCACGGGTACCAAAAAGGGCTGCGACCATGGCCAGTGCGGCGCCTGCACCGTGCACCTTGACGGCCAGAGCGCCCTCTCCTGCCTGCGCCTGGCCGTCATGAGCCAGGGCCAGGAAATCACCACCATCGAGGGCCTGGCCACCGGCGACACGCTGCACCCCATGCAGACGGCTTTCGTGAAGCACGATGCCTTCCAGTGCGGCTACTGCACGCCGGGCCAGATTATGGCCGCCACTGCCCTGCTGCAGGACAAGCAGCAGCGCTCCGCCGTGGAAATCAGGGAGGCCATGAGCGGCAACCTGTGCCGCTGCGCCGCCTACCCCAACATCATTGCCGCCATCGAAGACGCCCAGCGCGCATAA
- a CDS encoding FAD binding domain-containing protein, with protein MNPFHYQRAGSAAEAVALVAREPAATFIAGGTSEVDLLKEGVHQPSRLVDLAGLPPGTIAPLNGGLRLGASVSNSAAAAHPEIQQRYTAVSEALLAGASTQIRNVATMAGNPLQRTRCPYFRDPGQPCNKRVPGSGCAALGGLNRMHALFGASSSCVATQPSDLAVALAALDAQVQTTGPGGSRTIAFPDLHRLPGSTPHLDTVLEHGELITAIDLPAFSGRSHYLKVRDRASYAYALVSCAVALELDGTRIRRARIALGGVAHKPWRVPAAEALLAGQKPTEKLFLAAAERAFADAKPLDHNGYKVPMGRNLLVRALLEISGLQPLVGPAGTAFAASVGGMGGLVSSPR; from the coding sequence ATGAATCCTTTTCACTATCAGCGCGCCGGCAGCGCCGCCGAGGCGGTGGCCCTGGTGGCTCGGGAACCAGCCGCCACGTTTATTGCCGGCGGCACGTCGGAAGTCGATCTGCTGAAGGAAGGCGTGCACCAGCCCAGCCGGCTGGTAGACCTCGCAGGTTTGCCGCCCGGCACCATTGCCCCCCTGAACGGCGGGTTGCGCCTGGGCGCCAGCGTGAGCAATAGCGCCGCCGCCGCCCACCCCGAAATCCAGCAGCGCTACACGGCCGTGAGCGAGGCTCTGCTGGCAGGTGCCTCCACCCAGATCCGCAACGTGGCCACCATGGCCGGCAATCCGCTGCAGCGCACCCGCTGCCCGTATTTCCGCGACCCCGGCCAGCCCTGCAACAAGCGCGTGCCCGGCAGCGGCTGCGCGGCCCTCGGCGGCCTCAACCGCATGCACGCCCTGTTCGGGGCCTCGTCCAGCTGCGTGGCCACCCAGCCCAGCGACCTGGCCGTGGCCCTGGCAGCCCTCGATGCGCAGGTGCAGACCACCGGCCCCGGTGGCAGCCGCACCATCGCCTTCCCCGACCTGCACCGCCTGCCCGGCAGCACCCCGCACCTGGATACGGTGCTGGAGCACGGCGAACTGATAACGGCCATCGACCTGCCCGCCTTCTCTGGCCGCTCGCACTACCTTAAGGTGCGCGACCGGGCCTCCTACGCCTACGCTTTGGTGTCGTGCGCGGTGGCGCTGGAACTGGATGGCACGCGCATCCGGCGGGCCCGGATAGCGCTGGGTGGCGTGGCCCACAAGCCCTGGCGGGTGCCCGCCGCCGAAGCCCTGCTGGCCGGCCAGAAACCCACCGAAAAGCTGTTTCTGGCCGCCGCCGAGCGCGCCTTCGCCGATGCCAAGCCGCTGGATCACAACGGCTACAAAGTCCCGATGGGCCGCAACCTGCTGGTGCGGGCCCTGCTGGAAATCAGCGGCCTGCAGCCGCTGGTCGGTCCGGCCGGCACGGCCTTCGCCGCCAGCGTGGGCGGCATGGGCGGCCTCGTTTCTTCTCCCCGCTAA
- a CDS encoding xanthine dehydrogenase family protein molybdopterin-binding subunit: protein MIMTEATGQPLDRVDGQLKVTGAARYTAEWDVPGLVYGAVAVSTIAHGTIRTLDTAAALRAPGVLAVLTHENAPRLQPMPEKVGETLFRGEGGITETRQPLQDATVEYAGQPIAMVVAATHEQARHAATLLRVTYDERPPQLDRQNAARQTKPETFLGSKEEKLQVTIGDTKSALAAAPVKIQQVYESGITHHSPIEQLATIAHWQQRGGTDFLTLYDTTRGLGNAQAVAALSLGLPKEQVHVICPFVGGAFGAKGWLFAPMLLAAMAARVVKKPVKLEWRRQEMFTVAGQRAATRQTLALGATRDGRLTALQHDTHTHSSLSSGFTEPCARVSRMMYAVPNLGFSHQLAHLNMPSPCPMRGPGETVGGWALECALDELATELNLDPVELRLRNYADKNPETGKPWSSKHLRECYARGKALIGWDARNPKPRSMREGRELIGYGMATTMYPAGRRKAAAKATIFADGRALVQSATHELGNGAYTIFRQIGADGLGLPVEQVRFELGDSALPPTPTSGGSVTTATVGPAVLQASRAAVRALQQLATRDAKSPLYGAAPEAVEARAGRLQLKATPATGETYAAILKRANLPSVSGTDEAQPGAEREQYSFYSFGAVFAQVRVDEASGTIRVARLCGVYDVGRLMNPKTAHSQIIGGMTMGLGATLMEETAYDPRSGAAVVRNFADYHVPSMADTPDIQVEWLNIPDPHISELGARGIGEIGCVGTPAAITNALFHATGRRLRSLPLTPDKFFSA from the coding sequence ATGATAATGACGGAAGCCACCGGCCAACCCCTCGACCGGGTGGATGGCCAGCTGAAAGTGACGGGCGCGGCCCGCTACACCGCCGAATGGGACGTGCCGGGCCTGGTGTACGGGGCCGTAGCCGTGAGCACCATTGCCCATGGCACCATACGCACCCTGGACACGGCCGCCGCGCTGCGGGCTCCGGGCGTGCTGGCCGTGCTCACCCACGAAAATGCCCCCCGCCTGCAGCCCATGCCCGAAAAGGTAGGCGAAACGCTGTTTCGGGGCGAAGGCGGCATCACGGAAACGCGCCAGCCCCTGCAGGATGCCACCGTGGAATATGCCGGCCAGCCCATTGCAATGGTGGTAGCCGCCACCCACGAGCAGGCCCGCCACGCCGCCACGCTCCTGCGCGTCACCTACGACGAACGGCCCCCGCAGCTTGACCGGCAGAACGCGGCCCGGCAGACCAAGCCGGAGACCTTTCTCGGCAGCAAGGAAGAAAAGCTGCAGGTCACCATCGGCGACACCAAATCTGCGCTGGCCGCTGCTCCGGTGAAGATTCAGCAGGTGTACGAGTCCGGCATCACCCACCACAGCCCCATCGAGCAGCTGGCCACCATTGCGCATTGGCAGCAGCGCGGCGGCACCGATTTCCTGACGCTCTACGACACCACCCGCGGCCTCGGGAATGCCCAGGCCGTGGCGGCGCTGTCGCTGGGGCTGCCCAAGGAGCAGGTGCACGTCATCTGCCCGTTTGTGGGCGGGGCCTTCGGGGCGAAGGGCTGGCTGTTTGCCCCGATGCTGCTGGCGGCCATGGCGGCGCGGGTAGTAAAGAAGCCGGTGAAGCTGGAATGGCGGCGGCAGGAGATGTTTACGGTGGCCGGCCAGCGCGCCGCCACCCGCCAGACCCTGGCCCTGGGCGCCACCCGCGACGGCCGCCTCACGGCCCTGCAGCACGACACGCACACTCATTCCTCGCTTTCCAGTGGGTTTACGGAGCCTTGCGCCCGGGTGTCGCGGATGATGTACGCCGTGCCCAACCTGGGCTTCTCGCACCAGCTGGCCCACCTGAATATGCCCTCGCCGTGCCCCATGCGCGGCCCCGGCGAAACCGTGGGCGGCTGGGCTCTGGAGTGCGCCCTCGATGAGCTGGCCACCGAGCTGAACCTGGACCCGGTGGAGCTGCGCCTGCGCAACTACGCCGACAAAAACCCCGAAACCGGCAAGCCCTGGTCGAGCAAGCACCTGCGCGAGTGCTACGCCCGCGGCAAGGCCCTGATCGGCTGGGACGCCCGCAACCCCAAGCCCCGCTCCATGCGGGAAGGCCGCGAGCTGATCGGCTACGGCATGGCCACCACCATGTACCCAGCCGGCCGCCGCAAGGCCGCCGCCAAAGCCACCATCTTCGCCGATGGCCGCGCGCTGGTGCAAAGCGCCACCCACGAGCTGGGCAACGGCGCCTACACCATCTTCCGCCAGATCGGGGCTGATGGCCTGGGCTTGCCGGTCGAGCAGGTGCGGTTCGAGCTCGGCGACTCCGCCCTGCCCCCCACGCCCACTTCGGGCGGGTCCGTCACGACGGCAACCGTGGGGCCGGCCGTGCTGCAGGCTAGCCGGGCCGCCGTGCGCGCCCTGCAGCAGCTCGCTACCCGCGACGCGAAGTCGCCGCTGTACGGGGCGGCGCCGGAGGCCGTGGAAGCCCGCGCCGGCCGCCTGCAGCTGAAGGCCACCCCCGCTACCGGCGAAACCTACGCCGCCATTCTGAAGCGGGCCAACCTGCCTTCGGTGAGTGGCACCGACGAGGCGCAGCCCGGCGCGGAGCGCGAGCAATATTCGTTCTACTCGTTTGGGGCGGTATTTGCGCAGGTGCGGGTCGATGAGGCCAGCGGCACCATTCGGGTAGCCCGTTTGTGCGGCGTCTACGACGTGGGCCGTCTCATGAACCCCAAAACCGCGCACTCCCAGATCATTGGGGGCATGACCATGGGCCTGGGCGCCACGCTGATGGAAGAAACCGCCTACGACCCGCGCAGCGGCGCCGCCGTGGTGCGCAACTTCGCCGACTACCACGTGCCCAGCATGGCCGACACGCCCGACATACAGGTGGAGTGGCTCAACATCCCCGACCCACACATCAGCGAGCTGGGGGCCCGGGGCATCGGCGAAATCGGCTGCGTAGGCACGCCGGCCGCCATCACCAACGCGCTGTTTCACGCCACCGGCCGCCGCCTCCGCTCCCTGCCGCTTACGCCGGATAAGTTCTTTAGCGCCTAA
- a CDS encoding DUF349 domain-containing protein produces MLPENDNATPAGSAADSESPMSILERRLAEIRSQQPATDASAAPADAPVAAAPATPTAASAADDDITERPATETHPQPGQPEEAGTAESPAVVPATPVSVAPPAHSPAISDTQARAESHYGTSNPGVVSAQAQEAGTTASAPGQVVAAEAVPVTPEPEALTGDPTEAPAAPVSPEPEALTGAAEPATTPDAELPVADIHAAAELESAPEALATLPTSSETPPLETGAAHEEEEEFVPETPAPDFTTLDLPAQTAHLLSLLRRPDARQNRKQITDLYRQYDTTVQADRATARQRFTEAGNEGDDFAYAGPEGYQELSKTMQEFRESRVRDAKAEDEQRARNLLHKQHLLSQLRLLVESAETKDSSARIKALQNDWKATGPVPQKDTQELWNSYHALLDIFYNNRGLFFEMKELDRRRNLEAKEALIVRAEALAGQSSINKALTDLRQLHEEWKHIGPVPNEQREPLWQRFLQASELVHNRKKEFLDTRSAQENANMTRKAALLEQLRPFGDFQTERVNEWRAKTDELQKLKEEWDAAGLVPRDKAENMNKQFWGAYKGFFQRKNQFFKALDEEKNGNLKRKLELIEQAEAALANPDWEQGREVVIRLQKDWKTIGRVPEKQSDKVWNRFRTACDSFFDRKNQEQKQRQERVQQLSQEQSAYLDQLAASTAALSADQPGSLEGFRQHVQEWQAFGADSRADERFQGVMGKYLDTVPGLAYEERTDLLFNLQVERLKSSPDAQQQLYKKEQTLRREINELENDISTLKTNLEFFARSKNAAQLREEYQGRIDEAQRRIEGLKKQLRVVRS; encoded by the coding sequence ATGCTACCTGAAAACGATAACGCCACCCCCGCTGGCTCTGCTGCCGATTCCGAATCGCCGATGAGCATTCTGGAGCGCCGGCTGGCCGAAATCCGCTCCCAGCAGCCCGCCACGGATGCTTCTGCTGCCCCGGCCGACGCCCCGGTAGCCGCGGCTCCCGCTACGCCCACCGCCGCCTCTGCTGCTGATGACGACATAACCGAACGCCCCGCCACCGAAACGCACCCGCAGCCCGGCCAGCCCGAGGAAGCCGGCACGGCCGAGTCGCCGGCCGTGGTGCCCGCCACGCCGGTTTCGGTAGCGCCGCCCGCGCATAGCCCCGCCATTTCTGACACCCAGGCCCGCGCCGAAAGTCACTACGGCACCAGCAACCCCGGGGTGGTGAGTGCCCAGGCGCAGGAAGCCGGCACTACAGCGTCGGCGCCCGGCCAGGTGGTGGCCGCGGAGGCCGTGCCAGTCACGCCCGAGCCCGAAGCCCTGACCGGCGACCCAACGGAAGCGCCTGCCGCGCCCGTTTCGCCCGAGCCGGAGGCCCTGACCGGTGCCGCCGAGCCGGCCACTACGCCGGATGCCGAGCTGCCCGTAGCCGATATTCACGCCGCTGCTGAGCTGGAATCGGCTCCGGAGGCCCTGGCTACGCTGCCAACTTCTTCGGAAACGCCGCCGTTGGAAACGGGTGCTGCCCACGAGGAGGAAGAGGAGTTTGTGCCCGAAACGCCGGCCCCTGACTTCACCACACTGGACCTGCCCGCCCAGACGGCGCACCTGCTGAGCTTGCTGCGCCGCCCCGATGCCCGCCAGAACCGCAAGCAGATCACTGACCTCTACCGCCAGTACGACACCACCGTACAGGCCGACCGCGCCACCGCCCGCCAGCGCTTCACCGAAGCCGGCAACGAAGGCGACGACTTTGCCTACGCGGGCCCCGAAGGCTACCAGGAGCTCAGCAAGACCATGCAGGAGTTCCGCGAGAGCCGCGTGCGCGACGCCAAAGCCGAAGACGAGCAGCGTGCCCGCAACCTGCTGCACAAGCAGCACCTGCTCTCGCAGCTGCGGCTGCTGGTGGAGTCTGCTGAAACCAAGGACAGCTCGGCCCGCATCAAGGCGCTGCAGAACGACTGGAAGGCCACCGGCCCGGTGCCGCAGAAAGACACGCAGGAGCTGTGGAATTCCTACCACGCGCTGCTCGACATCTTCTACAACAACCGAGGCCTGTTCTTCGAAATGAAGGAGCTGGACCGCCGCCGCAACCTGGAGGCCAAGGAAGCCCTGATTGTGCGGGCCGAGGCCCTAGCCGGCCAGTCGAGCATCAACAAGGCCCTGACCGATCTGCGCCAGCTGCACGAGGAGTGGAAGCACATCGGGCCGGTGCCGAATGAGCAGCGCGAGCCGCTGTGGCAGCGTTTCCTGCAGGCTTCGGAGCTGGTGCACAACCGCAAGAAGGAGTTTCTGGATACGCGCTCGGCCCAGGAAAACGCCAACATGACCCGCAAAGCCGCCTTGCTGGAGCAGCTGCGTCCGTTCGGCGACTTCCAGACGGAGCGCGTGAACGAGTGGCGTGCCAAAACCGACGAGCTGCAGAAGCTCAAGGAGGAGTGGGACGCCGCCGGCCTCGTGCCCCGCGACAAGGCTGAGAACATGAACAAGCAGTTCTGGGGTGCATACAAAGGCTTCTTCCAGCGCAAAAACCAGTTCTTCAAGGCCCTCGACGAAGAGAAGAACGGCAACCTCAAGCGCAAGCTGGAGCTGATTGAGCAGGCCGAAGCCGCCCTGGCCAACCCCGACTGGGAGCAGGGCCGTGAGGTGGTTATCCGGCTGCAGAAAGACTGGAAAACCATCGGCCGCGTACCCGAGAAGCAGTCCGACAAAGTGTGGAACCGGTTCCGCACCGCCTGCGACTCGTTTTTCGACCGCAAAAATCAGGAGCAGAAGCAGCGCCAAGAGCGGGTGCAGCAGCTCAGCCAGGAGCAAAGCGCCTACCTCGACCAGCTGGCCGCCAGCACCGCCGCCCTGTCGGCCGACCAGCCGGGCAGTCTGGAGGGTTTCCGGCAGCACGTGCAGGAGTGGCAGGCCTTCGGGGCCGACAGCCGCGCCGACGAGCGGTTCCAGGGCGTGATGGGCAAGTACCTCGACACGGTACCGGGCCTGGCCTACGAAGAGCGCACAGACCTGCTGTTCAACCTGCAGGTGGAGCGCCTCAAGTCCAGCCCCGATGCCCAGCAGCAGCTCTACAAGAAAGAGCAGACGCTGCGCCGGGAAATCAACGAGCTGGAAAATGATATTTCCACGCTGAAAACGAATCTGGAATTCTTCGCCCGCTCTAAAAACGCGGCCCAGTTACGCGAAGAATATCAGGGCCGGATTGATGAGGCGCAGCGCCGCATCGAAGGGCTGAAAAAGCAGCTGCGTGTAGTGCGGAGCTAA
- a CDS encoding YqgE/AlgH family protein has product MPRLRPGSLLISQPFLGDPNFERTVVLLCRHDDEDGTFGLVLNRSTALRLGDVLELPEPADTGPLAEAPLLLGGPVQPDTLHFLHQRSDIAGAQPLGHNVYWGGDFSVLLGLLLSGELLPETVRFYAGYSGWTAGQLAAEINENVWIVHPNDAGKVFTLDHDAFWQAILREKGGRYRALSNYPLDPRLN; this is encoded by the coding sequence ATGCCACGCCTTCGTCCCGGTAGTCTTCTGATTTCCCAGCCTTTTCTGGGCGACCCCAACTTCGAGCGGACCGTGGTGCTGCTCTGCCGCCACGACGACGAGGACGGCACCTTTGGGCTGGTGCTCAACCGCTCCACGGCGCTGCGCCTCGGCGACGTGCTGGAGCTGCCCGAGCCCGCCGACACCGGCCCGCTGGCCGAGGCGCCGCTGCTGCTGGGCGGCCCCGTGCAGCCCGATACCCTGCATTTCCTGCACCAGCGCTCCGATATTGCCGGCGCGCAGCCCCTGGGCCACAACGTATACTGGGGCGGTGATTTCAGCGTTTTGCTGGGCCTTCTGCTTAGCGGCGAGCTGCTGCCCGAAACCGTGCGCTTCTACGCCGGTTACTCCGGCTGGACTGCCGGGCAGCTGGCAGCCGAAATCAACGAAAATGTTTGGATTGTGCACCCGAATGATGCCGGGAAAGTCTTTACTTTGGACCATGATGCCTTCTGGCAGGCCATTCTGCGCGAGAAAGGTGGCCGCTACCGCGCCCTGTCCAACTACCCGCTGGACCCCCGCCTCAACTGA